From Planococcus halocryophilus, the proteins below share one genomic window:
- a CDS encoding DUF3953 domain-containing protein, producing the protein MLILGVLTLVTGFERIQRDRKEFWGYMLVVISLFIFFVSAQGFIVNA; encoded by the coding sequence ATGTTGATTCTAGGTGTTTTGACGTTGGTAACAGGTTTTGAAAGAATCCAGAGGGATCGAAAAGAGTTTTGGGGGTACATGCTTGTCGTTATATCCTTATTTATTTTCTTTGTTTCAGCACAAGGATTCATAGTAAATGCTTAA
- a CDS encoding MerR family transcriptional regulator: MMTPSEVCKQLNISPSTLRKYSLRFESEGILFKRNKNNSRIYTVTEVVALRESMTVTKSGDITFENAVREAADSLKGASTITPENEVTSTPSRRHDDVATAVNLKKLEVLEEENRSLKEEIRKRDSLFVEALEEMKHKLDRIEEHQKQLVAPVSEEPDINAPEPSSQEEENEPEPVTPKKDMRSLWARIRNK, translated from the coding sequence ATGATGACACCCAGCGAAGTTTGCAAGCAATTGAATATTTCTCCTTCAACGTTAAGAAAATACAGCCTTCGCTTTGAATCAGAAGGAATTCTCTTCAAAAGAAACAAAAATAACAGCCGTATTTACACCGTCACAGAGGTTGTGGCGCTACGGGAGTCTATGACGGTCACAAAAAGCGGTGACATAACGTTCGAGAATGCTGTAAGAGAAGCTGCTGATAGCTTAAAAGGTGCATCTACAATAACGCCAGAAAACGAAGTCACAAGCACACCGTCGCGGCGTCATGACGACGTCGCGACAGCCGTTAACTTGAAAAAATTGGAAGTCCTTGAAGAAGAGAACCGAAGTTTGAAAGAAGAGATTCGAAAACGGGATTCTTTGTTTGTGGAAGCCTTGGAAGAGATGAAGCATAAATTGGATAGGATAGAGGAACATCAGAAGCAGCTAGTCGCACCAGTATCCGAAGAACCAGATATAAATGCACCAGAACCGTCCTCACAGGAGGAAGAAAACGAACCTGAGCCGGTGACGCCCAAAAAAGACATGCGAAGTTTATGGGCCAGAATCCGGAACAAATAA
- a CDS encoding TetR/AcrR family transcriptional regulator: protein MNSREQKQREKILNGAQEMFMTRGFTNTSTAQLAKHIGMSKTTLYKHFPTKEALLEDALSYTLDDIEKQLSQMLEDSKPPILDKIHNFMQVIVTHVQQLKLDSISDIKHHAPHIYSMVTNRQDQIIDKYALKLFNDAVEHGVFRKDLDQQIAIDMIIQSVKVLGSPEYLQHSPHTFESIFQHVFKLVIEGNLNKEIKE, encoded by the coding sequence ATGAATAGCAGAGAACAAAAGCAAAGGGAAAAAATTTTAAACGGTGCACAAGAAATGTTTATGACTCGTGGCTTTACCAATACATCGACAGCACAATTGGCAAAACATATAGGAATGAGCAAAACTACTTTATATAAACATTTCCCCACAAAAGAAGCATTACTAGAAGATGCATTATCGTATACACTAGATGATATCGAGAAACAGCTTAGCCAAATGCTCGAAGACAGCAAGCCTCCGATACTCGATAAAATTCACAACTTCATGCAAGTAATTGTTACTCATGTTCAACAGTTAAAGTTAGATTCAATTAGTGATATAAAGCACCATGCTCCACATATCTATTCGATGGTTACCAATCGCCAAGACCAGATAATCGATAAGTATGCTCTGAAGTTATTTAATGATGCGGTTGAACATGGCGTTTTTCGCAAAGATTTAGATCAACAAATTGCAATTGATATGATCATTCAGTCAGTGAAGGTGCTAGGTTCTCCAGAGTACTTGCAGCATTCTCCCCACACCTTTGAAAGTATCTTCCAACATGTTTTCAAACTTGTTATCGAAGGAAATCTTAATAAAGAGATCAAAGAATAA
- a CDS encoding FAD-dependent monooxygenase, which yields MDILKRSTQVLIVGAGPTGLLAAIELVKRGISCIIIEKKEERSPFSKALGLHARTLETLELMGLADLFLEKGYPVTGSRLHFGIGKPSKLDFSQLDTPFPYVLVLPQYDTEEILENHLEQLGVEVERHSELIDLEINSEGALAVVNRNGHREQIQANYVLSCDGAHSKVREILKVPFEGNKENMIFFLADAKIKQFNSKGYMNVFMANRGMLFLLPFKNHYTRVIAVDLAKQNRPHSSELSLQELQDSVNNIAPGITLADPVWLSQFGTSHRLVPNYRHGNVFFIGDAAHIHNPAGGQGMNLGLQDVLNLVWKLEFVIKGYSHDSILNTYHEERHFIASQVISATSKMMHVVTLPSPILKRARRIVGKSATSLNAIKNFAVKGLTELKFNYRHSSQAINHYDKRLRKNALQAGDRVPDAYLFSGHSPQLNLFSILKQHPFTCFIYANHINDSNFDQAKKVSKQFQNEFGDLVRTYYILQNGAPSRDENLSTLIDVKNELQKKIGLTDGSIIVFRQDGIVAFHQKHIDLEQCSEKLRFWMLQRSLG from the coding sequence GTGGATATTTTAAAAAGAAGCACCCAAGTACTTATTGTTGGTGCTGGACCTACTGGACTCTTAGCGGCTATCGAATTAGTCAAAAGAGGAATCTCCTGTATCATAATTGAAAAAAAAGAAGAACGCTCTCCATTTTCAAAAGCCCTCGGGCTACATGCACGTACATTGGAAACATTAGAGCTGATGGGTTTAGCGGATCTGTTCCTAGAAAAAGGTTATCCTGTAACGGGTTCCCGTCTGCATTTCGGAATCGGCAAACCGAGCAAACTTGATTTCAGTCAGTTGGACACCCCTTTTCCATACGTTTTAGTTCTTCCTCAATACGATACTGAAGAGATACTTGAAAATCACTTAGAGCAATTAGGGGTTGAAGTTGAAAGACACAGTGAGCTCATTGATTTAGAAATCAACTCTGAGGGAGCTTTGGCTGTTGTTAACAGAAATGGCCACCGTGAGCAAATACAGGCAAACTATGTACTTTCTTGCGATGGGGCTCATAGTAAAGTGCGGGAAATATTAAAAGTACCTTTTGAAGGAAATAAAGAGAATATGATTTTCTTCTTGGCCGATGCAAAAATAAAACAATTTAACAGTAAAGGTTACATGAATGTATTTATGGCTAATCGTGGAATGTTATTTCTACTCCCTTTTAAAAACCATTACACTCGCGTTATAGCAGTCGATCTTGCTAAACAAAACCGTCCACATTCCAGTGAACTCTCACTGCAAGAACTTCAAGATAGTGTAAATAACATTGCACCAGGAATAACTCTTGCTGATCCGGTTTGGCTTTCGCAATTTGGTACTTCACATCGACTAGTTCCGAACTACCGTCACGGGAATGTATTTTTCATTGGGGATGCTGCTCATATTCATAACCCTGCAGGTGGACAAGGCATGAACCTTGGGCTTCAAGACGTGCTAAATTTAGTATGGAAACTGGAATTTGTTATCAAGGGCTATTCCCATGACTCTATACTTAACACCTATCATGAAGAACGGCATTTTATAGCGTCTCAAGTAATTTCTGCTACCAGCAAGATGATGCATGTAGTAACATTACCAAGTCCTATTTTAAAGAGAGCTCGGAGAATAGTAGGAAAGTCGGCAACATCGCTGAATGCGATAAAGAATTTTGCAGTTAAGGGATTAACAGAATTGAAATTCAACTATCGCCACTCGTCACAAGCCATCAACCATTATGATAAACGGTTGAGAAAAAATGCGCTTCAAGCTGGGGACCGAGTACCAGATGCCTATTTATTTTCGGGGCACTCACCTCAATTAAATTTATTTTCTATTTTAAAACAACATCCGTTTACCTGTTTTATTTATGCGAATCATATTAATGACAGTAATTTTGACCAAGCTAAGAAAGTATCCAAGCAGTTCCAAAACGAGTTTGGAGACCTTGTTAGAACTTACTATATACTGCAGAACGGGGCTCCCTCCAGAGATGAAAACTTATCAACTCTTATAGATGTTAAAAATGAATTGCAAAAGAAAATTGGACTTACAGACGGAAGTATAATCGTATTTCGCCAAGATGGCATCGTAGCGTTCCATCAAAAGCATATTGATTTGGAACAATGCAGCGAAAAACTTCGATTTTGGATGCTTCAAAGGAGTTTAGGATGA
- a CDS encoding creatininase family protein yields the protein MFNNKKSTLNYTNSTAEIEASGTETAIISVGATEQFGPYLPMHLDTLIAEKYAEAFGEVLHAYVLPTLPFNTSEEHANCKGTITVSPTVLTAMLEEIIVNLTKQGFTKFVLCNGHGGAYWESAFVKQINFKYPDLILITTHRHLAWEDALQHAGLQGLDEMHAGLLSVCTAVWLCPELVELKSMGSDIPRANKKFADYIYWDKLTEDGCWGKFEEETYTSVQLSEMGEKFWNFYIDKRSENLKSILDDAFRMKMTK from the coding sequence ATGTTTAATAATAAGAAGAGTACGCTGAATTACACGAATTCTACTGCAGAAATTGAAGCAAGCGGAACGGAAACTGCGATTATATCTGTAGGGGCGACAGAACAATTTGGTCCGTATCTTCCGATGCATTTGGACACGTTAATTGCTGAAAAATATGCGGAGGCATTTGGAGAAGTATTGCATGCCTATGTACTCCCGACTCTTCCTTTCAATACATCGGAAGAACATGCAAACTGTAAGGGGACTATTACCGTTAGTCCAACTGTATTGACTGCAATGCTAGAAGAAATCATTGTGAATTTGACAAAACAAGGATTTACTAAATTTGTTCTGTGTAACGGGCACGGAGGAGCATACTGGGAATCGGCATTTGTTAAACAAATAAACTTCAAATACCCTGATTTGATTTTAATTACTACCCATCGCCATTTGGCATGGGAAGATGCTTTGCAGCACGCTGGGTTACAAGGGTTAGATGAGATGCATGCAGGTTTGTTGTCTGTGTGTACAGCAGTGTGGCTTTGTCCTGAATTGGTTGAATTAAAATCGATGGGATCAGATATACCAAGAGCGAATAAAAAATTTGCAGATTATATCTATTGGGATAAATTAACGGAAGACGGTTGTTGGGGGAAGTTTGAAGAGGAGACATACACTTCCGTGCAATTGAGTGAAATGGGAGAAAAGTTTTGGAATTTTTATATCGACAAGCGAAGTGAAAATCTGAAATCTATACTCGATGATGCCTTCAGAATGAAAATGACTAAATAG
- a CDS encoding alpha/beta fold hydrolase, with the protein MNKTEKVPFINHIYVPKKLSTGKTIIIFHGWGSSIKNYDDFAESLALQGFQVVVPEIIFHDSRNKLENHFSKEITQQYFWQTIFSSIDEANYLFAELEIPKKDSILLGVSMGGFIANGIYANNPEIAGLININGSGSFLLSEIIFREIDSRPPLSSEEIEKMISYDPMTKTKAISPMLLMHGEEDTVVSIKGQENYYACLTGRTEANGIEFLKYEHINHTVSKEMTEDLIRWLEENFKR; encoded by the coding sequence ATGAACAAAACCGAGAAAGTTCCTTTTATAAATCATATTTATGTTCCCAAAAAACTGAGCACTGGAAAAACCATCATTATTTTCCATGGTTGGGGATCCAGTATAAAAAATTATGATGATTTTGCAGAGTCCCTTGCCTTACAAGGATTTCAGGTGGTAGTTCCAGAAATCATTTTTCATGATAGCAGAAATAAACTAGAAAATCATTTTAGCAAAGAAATCACTCAGCAATACTTCTGGCAAACTATTTTTTCAAGTATAGATGAAGCTAATTATCTTTTTGCTGAATTAGAAATCCCTAAAAAAGATAGTATTCTTTTAGGAGTTTCCATGGGCGGTTTTATTGCAAATGGGATATATGCGAATAATCCAGAGATAGCTGGTTTAATTAACATCAATGGTTCTGGCTCTTTTCTTTTATCCGAGATAATTTTTAGAGAAATCGATAGCCGTCCTCCATTATCATCCGAAGAAATAGAAAAAATGATTTCTTACGACCCAATGACGAAGACCAAAGCTATCTCCCCTATGTTATTAATGCATGGTGAGGAAGATACGGTCGTTTCTATTAAAGGTCAGGAAAACTATTATGCCTGTTTGACAGGCAGAACTGAAGCAAATGGTATAGAGTTTCTGAAATATGAACACATCAATCATACAGTTTCTAAAGAAATGACTGAAGATTTAATTCGATGGTTGGAAGAAAATTTTAAGCGCTAA
- a CDS encoding IS3 family transposase (programmed frameshift), with translation MSKITFNEHQQRVLEANPNVASVSDRAIQYTPEFKIHAVKEYQTGKGPAQIFSENGFDLTVIGPKKASSSLNRWRTTFRLYGEDAFFEERRGKNSTGRPSEKDLSAEKKLEKAEARIKYLEAEKRIAKKARGTREAGEETQLIPAEKYEAINAVVRKFQLKNLVGTLCRTARVSRSGYYAWLEKTEQHAIREEQDFQDYLLLKSIYDAHRGKIGYRTFYMVLAELLETPMNHKKILRLMRKFNLFAKIRRANPYKQIAKATQEHSVCPNLLNRQFKQGEPGKVFVTDITYLPNRSGQMAYLSAVKDVATREIVAYEVTTTLTIEIVYRTLRKLKEALDGNVHPEAMIHSDQGFHYTHLEYQQRVKEMKLTQSMSRRGNCLDNAPIESFFGHFKDDVDFKQATSLEELKELVDEYMEYYNGTREQWNLKKMTPAQYRSHLIAA, from the exons ATGAGTAAAATCACTTTCAATGAACACCAACAACGGGTCTTGGAGGCAAATCCGAATGTCGCTTCCGTATCCGATCGCGCGATTCAATATACGCCAGAATTCAAAATCCACGCGGTGAAGGAATACCAGACAGGCAAAGGCCCGGCCCAGATATTTAGTGAAAATGGGTTTGATTTAACCGTTATCGGACCCAAAAAAGCGAGCTCATCTCTGAACCGATGGCGGACGACGTTCAGGCTTTATGGAGAAGACGCTTTTTTCGAAGAGCGTCGTGGGAAGAACAGTACTGGCCGCCCTTCTGAGAAAGATCTCTCAGCTGAGAAAAAGCTGGAGAAAGCAGAAGCGCGCATCAAATACCTGGAAGCTGAAA AACGAATTGCTAAAAAAGCTCGAGGAACTCGAGAGGCAGGCGAAGAAACGCAGCTGATCCCAGCGGAGAAATACGAAGCCATCAACGCGGTGGTCCGGAAATTCCAACTCAAGAATTTGGTCGGAACCCTTTGCCGCACAGCGAGGGTCAGCCGGAGTGGCTATTACGCCTGGCTAGAGAAAACGGAACAGCACGCCATTCGCGAAGAACAAGACTTCCAAGATTATCTGTTGCTCAAAAGCATCTACGATGCGCATCGTGGGAAAATCGGATATCGCACCTTTTACATGGTGCTCGCGGAACTGTTGGAAACACCGATGAACCACAAGAAGATTTTGCGCCTCATGCGCAAATTCAACCTCTTCGCCAAAATCCGGCGCGCGAATCCCTATAAGCAAATCGCCAAAGCCACACAGGAACACAGCGTCTGTCCGAACCTGTTAAATCGCCAGTTTAAACAAGGTGAACCCGGTAAGGTATTCGTCACCGATATCACGTACCTACCCAACCGTTCGGGACAAATGGCGTATCTGTCCGCTGTAAAAGATGTCGCTACCCGTGAAATTGTCGCCTATGAAGTCACAACGACGCTTACGATTGAAATTGTGTACCGCACGTTACGAAAACTGAAGGAAGCATTGGATGGCAATGTTCACCCGGAAGCGATGATTCATTCCGATCAAGGCTTCCACTATACCCATCTTGAATACCAACAGCGCGTGAAGGAAATGAAATTAACGCAGTCAATGTCCCGCCGGGGCAACTGCCTCGACAACGCTCCCATCGAATCGTTCTTTGGCCACTTTAAAGACGATGTCGATTTTAAACAAGCAACCAGTCTGGAGGAATTGAAAGAGCTAGTGGATGAGTACATGGAATATTACAACGGAACACGCGAGCAATGGAATCTAAAAAAGATGACTCCGGCACAATACCGAAGTCATCTAATCGCAGCCTAG
- a CDS encoding ArsR/SmtB family transcription factor codes for MIHFNSGNHLLTVLEALSNPHRLRIIAVLSQGKQYVSQLARELGISRPLLYLHLQKLEGAELVKSDMEILESGKAAKYYMLNSFQIELNEHLIHDLTDSLTIKKKSNIKGEKESD; via the coding sequence ATGATACATTTTAATTCAGGAAATCACTTACTTACAGTCCTTGAAGCTTTGTCGAATCCCCATAGACTCAGAATTATTGCCGTTCTTTCGCAAGGAAAGCAATACGTGAGTCAGCTTGCAAGGGAATTAGGTATTAGTAGACCACTGTTATATCTTCACTTACAAAAGCTGGAGGGGGCGGAATTAGTTAAGAGCGATATGGAAATTTTAGAAAGTGGAAAAGCAGCTAAATACTACATGCTTAATTCATTTCAAATTGAATTGAACGAACATTTGATTCATGATCTAACAGATTCTTTGACCATAAAAAAGAAAAGCAATATCAAAGGAGAGAAAGAGAGTGACTGA
- a CDS encoding GNAT family N-acetyltransferase — MKMTHQEFSVKGTTYMIRAAVVTDAQNLSEVRWQIDGETSHLDREQGEAFIDTPGFEELIQTDTINEKNLFLVAVVADQVVGFSRCEGNSLKRFSHKVEFGVGVLKDYWGYGIGKNLLTESIRWCDSNGIRKMTLNVLESNKSAIALYENVGFKMEGLLENDKLFADRKFHNTVVMGRFK; from the coding sequence GTGAAGATGACACATCAAGAATTCAGCGTCAAAGGCACAACTTATATGATAAGAGCTGCAGTCGTTACAGATGCCCAGAATTTATCAGAAGTCAGGTGGCAAATTGATGGAGAGACTTCACACTTGGATAGAGAACAAGGTGAAGCGTTTATTGATACACCTGGATTTGAGGAATTAATTCAGACAGATACGATAAATGAAAAGAATCTTTTTCTAGTGGCTGTCGTAGCGGACCAAGTTGTTGGGTTTTCAAGATGTGAAGGAAACTCATTAAAACGATTTTCTCATAAAGTAGAATTTGGTGTGGGAGTATTAAAAGACTATTGGGGATATGGTATTGGCAAAAATCTTTTAACAGAATCTATTAGATGGTGTGATTCTAATGGAATTAGAAAAATGACGTTAAATGTACTTGAATCAAATAAATCGGCAATCGCTCTTTATGAGAATGTTGGTTTTAAAATGGAAGGCCTTCTAGAAAACGATAAACTATTTGCGGATAGAAAGTTCCACAATACGGTTGTGATGGGCAGATTTAAGTAA